From one Triticum aestivum cultivar Chinese Spring chromosome 4B, IWGSC CS RefSeq v2.1, whole genome shotgun sequence genomic stretch:
- the LOC123092262 gene encoding probable arabinosyltransferase ARAD1: protein MPTASASMAAAASCRSPLVWFFSLAAALFFASWYLLLDSAAAPAALDAHRQGLRPASPGRKCDPDKALLRVYMYDLPLEFHFGMLDWEPGSGGGGGLWPDVRHGVPEYPGGLNLQHSIEYWLTLDLLASEQGAPTPCNAVRVRDPARADVVFVPFFASLSFNRHSKVVPPARTSEDRALQRRLIDFLAARPEWQRSGGRDHVVLAHHPNGMLDARYKLWPCVFVLCDFGRYPHSVANIDKDVIAPYRHVVDNFFNDSTGYHDRPTLLYFQGAIYRKDGGFIRQELYYLLKDEKDVHFSFGSVAGNGIEESTRGMRASKFCLNIAGDTPSSNRLFDSIVSHCVPVIISDEIELPFEDILDYSKFCIIVRGADAVKKGFLINLIKGISPEEWTIMWNKLREVEGHFEYQYPSQPDDAVQMIWKTIARKVPSIRLKVNRLQRFSRSEANKTNDSPARSSWLENQAR, encoded by the exons ATGCCTACCGCTAgcgcctccatggccgccgccgcctcctgccggaGCCCACTCGTCTGGTTCTtctccctcgccgccgcgctcttcttCGCCTCCTGGTACCTCCTCCTcgactccgccgccgccccggccgcgcTCGATGCCCACCGCCAGGGCCTCCGCCCCGCCTCTCCAGGCAGGAAATGCGATCCGGACAAGGCACTGCTGCGCGTCTACATGTACGACCTGCCCCTCGAGTTCCACTTCGGCATGCTCGACTGGGAgcccgggagcggcggcggcggcggcctttgGCCGGACGTCAGGCACGGCGTGCCGGAGTACCCAGGAGGGCTCAACCTGCAGCACAGCATAGAGTACTGGCTCACGCTGGACCTCCTCGCCTCCGAGCAGGGCGCGCCCACGCCGTGCAACGCCGTCCGGGTGCGCGACCCCGCCAGGGCCGACGTCGTCTTCGTGCCCTTCTTCGCCTCCCTCAGCTTCAACCGCCACTCCAAGGTCGTGCCGCCCGCGCGGACCAGCGAGGACCGGGCGCTGCAGCGGAGGCTGATCGACTTCCTCGCCGCGCGGCCGGAGTGGCAGAGGTCCGGCGGGAGGGACCACGTTGTGCTCGCGCACCACCCCAACGGGATGCTCGACGCGCGCTACAAGCTCTGGCCCTGCGTCTTCGTGCTCTGCGACTTCGGGAGGTACCCACACAGCGTCGCCAACATCGACAAGGACGTCATCGCCCCGTACCGGCATGTCGTCGACAACTTCTTCAATGACTCCACCGGCTACCACGACCGGCCGACCTTGCTCTACTTCCAAGGCGCCATTTACAGGAAAGAT GGTGGTTTCATTCGACAGGAACTTTACTATCTTCTCAAAGATGAGAAAGATGTGCACTTCTCATTCGGAAGTGTGGCTGGTAATGGGATTGAGGAATCGACACGGGGTATGAGGGCATCCAAATTCTGCCTCAACATTGCAGGGGATACGCCATCCTCCAACCGCCTATTCGATTCCATAGTCAGTCACTGTGTGCCCGTCATTATCAGCGATGAGATTGAACTCCCATTTGAAGATATCCTTGACTACTCCAAGTTCTGCATCATAGTGCGTGGTGCAGATGCTGTCAAGAAGGGCTTTCTGATAAATCTGATCAAAGGAATAAGCCCAGAAGAGTGGACAATCATGTGGAACAAACTGAGGGAGGTAGAAGGGCACTTTGAATACCAGTACCCATCTCAGCCTGACGATGCTGTCCAGATGATCTGGAAGACCATAGCTCGAAAAGTGCCCTCAATTCGGCTGAAGGTCAACAGATTACAAAGATTTTCCCGGTCTGAAGCTAACAAAACAAACGATTCTCCAGCAAGATCTTCCTGGCTAGAAAATCAAGCTCGTTGA